The Streptomyces albofaciens JCM 4342 genome has a segment encoding these proteins:
- a CDS encoding xanthine dehydrogenase family protein molybdopterin-binding subunit, producing MITGRAWNRVDGPPKVTGRAAYAYERWEAGQPLYGVVVGATVGKGRITRIDTAEAERAPGVRMVLTHRNAPAQGPRDESVQFEYWRAQPVLTGPDVRHHGQPVAFVVATAFEQARGAAGLIHVEYAEERGRFDFAAHAAQAYAPKAVNAGLPTDTAVGDFAAGFAGAPVRIDRRYTTPYEFSMPMEPHACLVEPRGEDLIVHVSCQIVDAAWASVAATLGIAPERVHIVSPYVGGGFGSKLGVHAETILAALAARDLRRPVKVALTRQQLFQLVGLRPTSSQRVRLGAGRDGRLAAIGHDVTLYTSPDVEYAEQTAATSRSLYAAPHRATSHRLVPLDLPRGADVRAPGEAPGLLAVESAMDELADALGMDPVELRIRNEPAVDPERGVPYSDRHLVDCLREGARRFGWEHRPAAPASVREGRWLVGYGMSAAIRGHFQGPTAVRVRLEADGTAVVRTDMTDIGTGTYTVLTQVAADGLGLPPDGVRIQLGRSGYPRSWGSGGSWGAANSCTAADRACAALRTRLLDAARSDPDSPLYGLPPADAVFTGGHVRVGDASEPLGALVRRHHPEGLEAVGETRFMGDEPDYAAYSIHTYGAHFAEVGVDADTAEIRLRRMLGVFSVGRALNPKTARSQLIGGMIWGVGAALEEEAVVDPRSGAFVTRDLAHYLVPVHADVPDVDAVILDGHDARANALGAKGVGELGICGAGAAVANAVYNATGIRVRDFPITLEKLLPGLPVDV from the coding sequence ATGATCACCGGGCGAGCGTGGAACCGCGTCGACGGCCCGCCGAAGGTCACCGGCCGGGCCGCCTACGCCTACGAGCGGTGGGAGGCCGGACAGCCGCTCTACGGGGTCGTCGTCGGCGCTACGGTCGGCAAGGGCCGCATCACCCGGATCGACACCGCCGAGGCCGAACGCGCTCCCGGCGTACGGATGGTGCTGACCCATCGCAACGCCCCGGCGCAGGGGCCCCGCGACGAGTCCGTGCAGTTCGAGTACTGGCGGGCCCAGCCGGTGCTGACCGGCCCGGACGTCCGCCACCACGGCCAGCCGGTGGCGTTCGTCGTGGCCACGGCCTTCGAGCAGGCCCGCGGCGCGGCCGGCCTGATCCACGTGGAGTACGCCGAGGAGCGCGGACGCTTCGACTTCGCCGCGCACGCAGCCCAGGCGTACGCCCCCAAAGCGGTCAACGCCGGGCTCCCCACCGACACCGCGGTGGGGGACTTCGCCGCCGGGTTCGCCGGCGCGCCGGTCCGCATCGACCGGCGCTACACCACGCCGTACGAGTTCTCGATGCCGATGGAGCCGCACGCGTGCCTGGTGGAGCCGCGGGGCGAGGACCTGATCGTGCACGTCAGCTGCCAGATCGTCGACGCGGCGTGGGCCTCGGTCGCGGCCACGCTCGGCATCGCCCCGGAGCGGGTCCACATCGTCTCGCCGTACGTCGGCGGGGGCTTCGGCTCCAAGCTGGGCGTCCACGCCGAGACGATCCTGGCGGCGCTGGCCGCGCGCGATCTGCGCCGGCCGGTCAAGGTCGCACTCACCCGGCAGCAGCTCTTCCAGCTCGTCGGCCTGCGCCCCACGTCCAGCCAGCGGGTCCGGCTGGGGGCGGGGCGCGACGGGCGGCTGGCCGCGATCGGCCACGACGTCACCCTGTACACCAGCCCCGACGTGGAGTACGCCGAGCAGACCGCCGCGACCAGCCGCAGCCTGTACGCCGCGCCCCACCGGGCGACGAGCCACCGGCTGGTGCCGCTCGACCTGCCGCGCGGAGCGGACGTCCGGGCCCCGGGCGAGGCGCCCGGCCTGCTGGCGGTGGAGTCGGCGATGGACGAACTGGCCGACGCGCTCGGCATGGACCCGGTCGAACTGCGCATCCGCAACGAGCCCGCCGTCGATCCCGAGCGCGGCGTGCCGTACAGCGACCGGCACCTGGTCGACTGCCTGCGCGAAGGCGCGCGCCGGTTCGGCTGGGAGCACCGCCCCGCGGCTCCGGCGAGTGTGCGCGAGGGGCGGTGGCTGGTCGGCTACGGCATGTCGGCCGCCATCCGCGGGCACTTCCAGGGGCCGACGGCGGTACGGGTACGGCTGGAGGCGGACGGCACCGCCGTCGTCCGCACGGACATGACCGACATCGGCACCGGCACGTACACCGTCCTCACCCAGGTCGCGGCCGACGGGCTGGGACTGCCGCCCGACGGGGTGCGGATCCAACTGGGGCGTTCCGGCTACCCCCGCAGCTGGGGGTCCGGGGGCTCGTGGGGCGCCGCCAACTCCTGCACCGCGGCGGACCGCGCCTGCGCGGCCCTGCGTACCCGACTGCTGGACGCGGCACGCTCCGACCCGGACTCTCCCCTGTACGGCCTGCCCCCGGCGGACGCCGTGTTCACGGGCGGCCACGTACGCGTCGGCGACGCGTCCGAGCCCCTGGGCGCGCTCGTCCGGCGCCACCACCCCGAAGGGCTGGAGGCGGTGGGCGAGACCCGCTTCATGGGCGACGAGCCGGACTACGCGGCCTACTCGATCCACACCTACGGGGCCCACTTCGCCGAAGTGGGCGTCGACGCGGACACCGCCGAGATCCGGCTGCGCCGGATGCTCGGCGTGTTCTCGGTGGGCCGCGCGCTCAACCCGAAGACGGCCCGCTCGCAGCTGATCGGCGGCATGATCTGGGGCGTCGGCGCCGCCCTGGAGGAAGAGGCCGTCGTCGACCCGCGGTCCGGCGCCTTCGTCACCCGGGACCTGGCGCACTATCTGGTCCCGGTCCACGCCGACGTCCCCGACGTCGACGCCGTCATCCTCGACGGCCACGACGCCCGGGCGAACGCCCTCGGTGCCAAGGGCGTCGGCGAACTGGGCATCTGCGGAGCCGGCGCCGCGGTCGCCAACGCGGTGTACAACGCCACCGGCATCCGCGTCCGCGACTTCCCCATCACCCTGGAGAAGCTGCTGCCCGGGCTGCCGGTGGATGTCTGA
- a CDS encoding AfsR/SARP family transcriptional regulator, with protein MDFKALGPIRAVNGRLAYTPSAPKVKQVLALLVMRANQIVSLESILDELWGDALPRTAVTTAQTYIYQLRKDFIEELGVDPQERAIVTAPPGYLLHTPEESLDTHHFARLADRAQACYAARDADGALHWAEEALALWRGTPLADVPCGRALRDYVSNLDERRVSVRKLRIQAAMGLGRYGELITDLRSLVMEYPYDEWFHAQLMLALGKAGRRGEALHVYHKVRRLLRDELGLDPSHDLQRAQEEVLRSAS; from the coding sequence ATGGACTTCAAGGCACTGGGCCCCATCCGGGCCGTCAACGGCCGGCTGGCCTACACCCCGAGCGCCCCGAAAGTGAAGCAGGTGCTCGCCCTGCTCGTGATGCGGGCCAACCAGATCGTGAGCCTGGAATCCATCCTCGACGAACTGTGGGGCGACGCCCTGCCGCGCACCGCGGTCACCACCGCGCAGACCTACATCTACCAGCTGCGCAAGGACTTCATCGAGGAACTGGGCGTGGACCCGCAGGAGCGCGCCATCGTCACCGCGCCGCCCGGCTACCTGCTGCACACCCCCGAGGAATCGCTCGACACCCACCACTTCGCACGCCTCGCCGACCGCGCCCAGGCCTGCTACGCCGCCCGCGACGCCGACGGCGCGCTCCACTGGGCCGAGGAGGCGCTGGCCCTGTGGCGCGGCACCCCCCTCGCCGACGTGCCCTGCGGCCGGGCGCTGCGGGACTACGTCAGCAACCTCGACGAACGGCGCGTCTCGGTCCGCAAACTCCGCATCCAGGCCGCCATGGGCCTCGGCCGCTACGGCGAGCTGATCACCGACCTGCGCTCCCTGGTGATGGAGTACCCGTACGACGAGTGGTTCCACGCCCAGCTCATGCTGGCCCTCGGCAAGGCCGGCCGCCGCGGCGAGGCCCTGCACGTCTACCACAAGGTCCGCCGCCTCCTCCGCGACGAACTCGGCCTCGACCCCTCGCACGACCTGCAACGCGCGCAGGAGGAGGTGCTGAGGTCGGCGTCTTGA
- the otr(B) gene encoding oxytetracycline resistance efflux MFS transporter OtrB, which translates to MSSANPGPAGAADQAGGAFTHRQILTAMSGLLLAVFLAALDQTVIATAMRTIADDLQGQTEQAWATTGYLIASVLAMPFYGKLSDIYGRKPMYLISIVVFIGGSVLCGTAGSMWELALFRAIQGLGGGGLMSLPTAVVADLAPVRERGRYFAFLQMAWVVASVVGPLAGGFFAEAGQVFGVDGWRWVFLLNVPLGLLALVTVRKALNLPHERREHRMDVLGAAALALFLVPLLIVAEQGRTWGWGSPAALVLFALGAAGLAVFIPVELRRGDEAILPLGLFRRGGIALCSAVNFTIGVGIFGTVTTLPLFLQMVQGRTPTQAGLVVIPFMLGTIASQVVSGKLIASSGRFKKLAVVGLGSMAGALLTMATTGATTPMWVIVLIVLWLGVGIGLSQTVITLAMQASAPKSQLGVANGASGLCRQIGGSTGIAVLFSVMFAVALGRLADLLHTPRYERLLTDPAITGDPANHRFLDMAGSGQGAGINLDDTSLLDGIDARLMQPVTESFAHGFHVMFLAGGAVLLAGFVMTWFLRELQEETAPEEERPAESGAGAKNGPLPASDA; encoded by the coding sequence GTGTCATCCGCAAATCCGGGCCCGGCGGGCGCGGCGGACCAGGCAGGCGGGGCGTTCACGCATCGGCAGATCCTGACGGCCATGTCGGGACTGCTGCTGGCCGTCTTCCTCGCGGCGCTGGACCAGACGGTCATCGCCACCGCGATGCGCACCATCGCGGACGACCTCCAGGGCCAGACCGAGCAGGCCTGGGCGACGACGGGCTATCTCATCGCCTCCGTCCTGGCGATGCCGTTCTACGGCAAGCTGTCCGACATCTACGGGCGCAAGCCCATGTACCTGATCTCCATCGTGGTGTTCATCGGCGGCTCGGTGCTGTGCGGCACCGCCGGCTCCATGTGGGAGCTGGCCCTCTTCCGGGCGATCCAGGGACTGGGCGGCGGCGGGCTGATGTCCCTGCCCACCGCGGTGGTCGCCGACCTCGCCCCGGTGCGCGAGCGCGGCCGCTATTTCGCCTTCCTCCAGATGGCGTGGGTGGTCGCCAGCGTCGTCGGCCCGCTGGCGGGCGGCTTCTTCGCGGAGGCCGGCCAGGTGTTCGGCGTCGACGGCTGGCGCTGGGTGTTCCTGCTCAACGTGCCGCTGGGCCTGCTGGCCCTGGTCACCGTGCGCAAGGCCCTGAACCTGCCGCACGAGCGGCGCGAGCACCGCATGGACGTGCTGGGCGCGGCGGCGCTGGCGCTGTTCCTGGTGCCCCTGCTGATCGTGGCCGAACAGGGCCGGACCTGGGGCTGGGGCTCGCCGGCCGCCCTCGTCCTGTTCGCGCTGGGCGCGGCCGGGCTGGCGGTCTTCATCCCCGTCGAGCTGCGGCGCGGCGACGAGGCCATCCTGCCGCTGGGGCTCTTCCGGCGCGGCGGCATCGCCCTGTGCTCCGCGGTCAACTTCACGATCGGCGTCGGCATCTTCGGCACGGTCACCACCCTGCCGCTATTCCTCCAGATGGTGCAGGGGCGGACCCCGACCCAGGCCGGGCTGGTGGTCATCCCGTTCATGCTGGGCACCATCGCCTCCCAGGTGGTCTCCGGCAAGCTCATCGCGTCCTCGGGCCGGTTCAAGAAACTGGCGGTCGTGGGCCTGGGCTCGATGGCCGGAGCGCTGCTGACCATGGCCACCACCGGTGCGACGACCCCCATGTGGGTCATCGTCCTGATCGTCCTCTGGCTCGGCGTCGGCATCGGCCTGTCCCAGACCGTCATCACCCTCGCCATGCAGGCCTCGGCCCCCAAGAGCCAGCTCGGCGTGGCGAACGGCGCCTCCGGCCTGTGCCGGCAGATCGGCGGCTCCACCGGCATCGCCGTCCTGTTCTCCGTGATGTTCGCGGTGGCACTCGGCCGCCTCGCCGACCTGCTGCACACCCCGCGCTACGAGCGCCTCCTGACGGACCCGGCGATCACCGGCGACCCCGCCAACCATCGCTTCCTGGACATGGCCGGGTCCGGGCAGGGCGCGGGGATCAACCTCGACGACACGTCCCTGCTGGACGGCATCGACGCCCGGCTGATGCAGCCGGTGACGGAGTCCTTCGCCCACGGCTTCCACGTCATGTTCCTCGCCGGGGGCGCGGTGCTGCTGGCCGGTTTCGTCATGACCTGGTTCCTGCGCGAACTCCAGGAGGAGACCGCGCCGGAGGAGGAGCGGCCGGCCGAGAGCGGCGCCGGGGCCAAGAACGGGCCGCTGCCCGCGTCGGACGCCTGA
- a CDS encoding MarR family winged helix-turn-helix transcriptional regulator produces MDSSAPDLDALIEVTAEVFAVNGRLLREGDSLTAHAGLTSARWQVAGLLLSGPSTVARLARERGLRRQAVQQTVERLKAEGVVTTRPNPQDQRSPLVELTARGRQALDGLRPLERRWLEYLAEDIPVEDLRVAISVLRRLREKLDARPATEFAAGRQSA; encoded by the coding sequence ATGGATTCCTCAGCCCCTGACCTGGACGCCCTGATCGAGGTGACCGCCGAGGTCTTCGCGGTCAACGGCCGCCTGCTCCGCGAAGGCGACAGCCTCACCGCCCACGCGGGGCTGACCTCGGCACGCTGGCAGGTGGCCGGACTGCTGCTGAGCGGTCCCTCGACGGTCGCCCGCCTGGCCCGCGAGCGGGGGCTGCGGCGGCAGGCGGTCCAGCAGACCGTCGAGCGGCTGAAGGCCGAGGGCGTCGTCACGACCCGGCCCAACCCGCAGGACCAGCGCAGCCCGCTGGTCGAGCTCACCGCGCGCGGCCGGCAGGCGCTGGACGGCCTGCGTCCCCTGGAGCGGCGGTGGCTGGAGTATCTGGCCGAGGACATCCCGGTCGAGGACCTGCGCGTCGCGATCTCGGTGCTGCGACGGCTGCGGGAGAAGCTGGACGCCCGTCCGGCGACGGAGTTCGCGGCCGGGCGGCAGTCCGCCTGA
- the oxyA gene encoding tetracycline polyketide synthase beta-ketoacyl synthase subunit OxyA, protein MSKTHDARRVVITGIGVVAPGDVGTKPFWEMLTAGRTATRPISSFDASPFRSQVAAECDFDPAAEGLSQRQVRAWDRTMQFAYVAAREALADSGVTGEADPLRTGVMAGTACGMTMSLDREYAVVSDEGRLWQVDDAHGVPYLYDYFVPSSMAAEIAWLAEAEGPAGVVSAGCTSGIDVLTHAADLVRDGAADVMVAGASDAAISPITVACFDAIKATTPRNDEPATASRPFDRTRNGFVLGEGAAFFVLEEYAHARRRGARAYAEIAGYAGRCNAYSMTGLRSDGRELAEAVSRALDIARLDPSDVDYVNAHGSATKQNDLHETAAFKRSLGPHAYSVPISSIKSMIGHSLGAICALEVAASALTIEHGVIPPTANLREPDPDCDLDYVPLVAREAAVSTVVSVASGFGGFQSAIVLTEPGRQW, encoded by the coding sequence GTGTCCAAGACCCATGACGCGCGACGCGTCGTAATCACAGGGATCGGCGTGGTGGCTCCGGGAGACGTGGGCACCAAACCGTTCTGGGAGATGCTCACCGCGGGGCGCACCGCCACCCGCCCGATCTCGTCCTTCGACGCCTCGCCCTTCCGCTCCCAGGTGGCGGCCGAGTGCGACTTCGACCCGGCGGCGGAGGGGCTGAGCCAGCGGCAGGTCCGCGCCTGGGACCGCACCATGCAGTTCGCGTACGTGGCGGCGAGGGAGGCGCTGGCGGACAGCGGTGTGACGGGTGAGGCGGACCCGCTGCGCACCGGTGTCATGGCGGGCACCGCCTGCGGCATGACGATGAGCCTGGACCGCGAGTACGCGGTGGTCAGCGACGAGGGCCGGCTGTGGCAGGTGGACGACGCCCACGGGGTGCCGTATCTGTACGACTACTTCGTGCCCTCGTCGATGGCGGCGGAGATCGCCTGGCTGGCCGAGGCGGAGGGCCCGGCCGGGGTGGTCTCGGCGGGCTGCACCTCGGGCATCGACGTGCTCACCCACGCGGCGGACCTGGTCCGCGACGGCGCGGCCGACGTGATGGTGGCCGGGGCGTCCGACGCCGCCATCTCCCCCATCACGGTGGCGTGCTTCGACGCGATCAAGGCCACCACGCCGCGCAACGACGAGCCCGCGACCGCTTCCCGGCCGTTCGACCGCACCCGTAACGGCTTCGTGCTGGGCGAGGGCGCGGCGTTCTTCGTGCTGGAGGAGTACGCGCACGCCAGGCGGCGGGGGGCCCGCGCGTACGCGGAGATCGCCGGGTACGCCGGGCGGTGCAACGCGTACAGCATGACCGGGCTGCGCTCGGACGGGCGGGAGCTGGCCGAGGCGGTCAGCCGCGCGCTCGACATCGCGCGGCTGGATCCCTCGGACGTGGACTACGTCAACGCGCACGGCTCGGCGACCAAGCAGAACGACCTCCACGAGACGGCGGCGTTCAAGCGGAGCCTGGGCCCGCACGCGTACTCCGTCCCGATCAGCTCCATCAAATCGATGATCGGCCACTCGCTGGGGGCCATCTGCGCGCTGGAGGTCGCGGCCAGCGCGCTGACCATCGAGCACGGGGTGATCCCGCCCACCGCGAACCTGCGGGAGCCGGATCCCGACTGCGACCTGGACTATGTGCCGCTGGTCGCCAGGGAGGCGGCGGTGTCCACCGTGGTGTCCGTGGCCAGCGGGTTCGGCGGCTTCCAGAGCGCGATCGTGCTCACCGAGCCGGGGAGGCAGTGGTGA
- the oxyB gene encoding tetracycline polyketide synthase chain-length factor subunit OxyB — MTGQLAPAPVTGTGRPGGGVRPVVTGLGVVAPNGLGTERYWAATLRGDSGIGRITRFDPSGYTSSLAGEITDFDPARLPNRLLPQTDLMTRLALVAAEEALDDAGADPRTMPDFAAGVVTAASAGGFDFGQRELEALWSRGGAHVSAYQSFAWFYPVNSGQISIRHDMRGPGGALVAEQAGGLDAVAKARRHVRDGTPLMLTGGVDGSLCPWGWLCMTRSGGLTTRTDPRRAYLPFSPDASGYVPGEGGALLVLEDPRAAAERGAPRVYGRIAGYAATFDPRPGSGREPGLRRALRLALEDAGIGPADVDVVFADAMGVPALDAVETQVLAAEFGPRGVPVTAPKTMTGRLLAGGASLDLAAALLSLRDQVVPPTVHVDGAEVPDTLDLVTGAPRPARLRHALVLARGHGGFNSAMVVGGRD; from the coding sequence GTGACCGGACAGCTCGCCCCCGCTCCCGTAACCGGCACCGGCCGTCCCGGCGGCGGTGTCCGCCCGGTGGTCACCGGCCTCGGTGTGGTCGCGCCCAACGGGCTGGGCACCGAGCGGTACTGGGCCGCGACGCTGCGCGGCGACAGCGGCATCGGCCGGATCACCCGGTTCGACCCGTCCGGCTACACCTCCTCGCTGGCCGGGGAGATCACGGACTTCGACCCGGCGCGGCTGCCGAACCGGCTGCTGCCGCAGACCGACCTGATGACCCGGCTCGCGCTGGTCGCGGCCGAGGAGGCGCTGGACGACGCGGGCGCGGACCCGCGGACGATGCCCGACTTCGCGGCCGGGGTGGTCACCGCCGCGTCGGCGGGCGGCTTCGACTTCGGCCAGCGCGAGCTGGAGGCCCTGTGGAGCAGGGGCGGCGCCCATGTCAGCGCGTACCAGTCCTTCGCCTGGTTCTATCCGGTCAACTCCGGTCAGATCTCGATCCGGCATGACATGCGGGGTCCCGGCGGCGCGCTGGTGGCCGAGCAGGCCGGCGGGCTGGACGCGGTGGCCAAGGCGCGGCGCCACGTACGGGACGGGACGCCGCTGATGCTCACCGGCGGTGTGGACGGTTCGCTGTGCCCGTGGGGCTGGCTGTGCATGACCCGCTCCGGCGGGCTGACCACCCGGACCGATCCGCGCCGCGCGTACCTCCCCTTCTCCCCCGACGCCTCCGGGTACGTACCGGGCGAGGGCGGGGCGCTGCTGGTCCTGGAGGATCCCCGGGCCGCCGCGGAGCGGGGTGCGCCGCGGGTCTACGGGCGGATCGCCGGGTACGCGGCCACCTTCGACCCCCGTCCGGGCTCGGGCCGGGAGCCGGGGCTGCGCAGAGCGCTCCGGCTGGCGCTGGAGGACGCCGGGATCGGACCGGCGGACGTGGACGTGGTCTTCGCCGACGCGATGGGCGTCCCGGCGCTCGACGCGGTGGAGACACAGGTGCTGGCCGCCGAGTTCGGCCCGCGCGGGGTGCCGGTGACGGCGCCGAAGACGATGACGGGACGCCTGCTGGCCGGCGGCGCCTCGCTGGACCTGGCGGCGGCGCTGCTGTCGCTGCGCGACCAGGTCGTCCCCCCGACGGTGCACGTGGACGGCGCCGAGGTGCCGGACACGCTGGACCTGGTGACCGGCGCTCCCCGGCCGGCGCGCCTGCGGCACGCGCTGGTGCTGGCCCGCGGTCACGGCGGGTTCAACTCCGCGATGGTGGTCGGCGGCCGGGACTGA
- a CDS encoding acyl carrier protein, with protein sequence MTLLTIADLLTLLRECAGEEESVDLGGDVEDVAFDALGYDSLALLNTVGRIERDYGVRLGDDAVEKATTPRALIEMTNAELTGASPSAGGAARDK encoded by the coding sequence ATGACCCTGCTCACCATTGCCGATCTGCTCACCCTGCTGCGCGAGTGCGCGGGCGAGGAGGAATCGGTCGACCTGGGAGGGGACGTCGAGGACGTCGCCTTCGACGCCCTCGGCTACGACTCGCTGGCGCTGCTGAACACCGTCGGACGCATCGAGCGTGACTACGGTGTCCGGCTCGGTGACGACGCGGTGGAGAAGGCCACCACACCGCGCGCCCTGATCGAGATGACCAACGCGGAGCTCACCGGCGCGTCCCCGTCCGCGGGCGGCGCCGCGCGGGACAAGTGA
- the asnB gene encoding asparagine synthase (glutamine-hydrolyzing): MCGIAGWIDFERNLTQERATAWAMTDTMACRGPDDAGLWTGGHAALGHRRLAVIDPAHGRQPMHSTLPDGTSQVITFSGEIYNFRELRAELESHGHRFRTHCDTEVVLHGYTRWGRGLVDRLNGMYAFAVWDEARQELLLVRDRMGVKPLYYHPTATGVLFGSEPKAVLAHPSLRRRVTAEGLCEVLDMVKTPGRTVFSGMHEVLPGELVTVGRTGVTRRRYWTLQAREHTDDLETTVATVRELLTDTVHRQLVSDVPLCTLLSGGLDSSAVTALAARAGEGPVRTFSVDFSGAGTRFRPDAVRGNTDAPYVREMVRHVAADHTEVVLDSADLAAPEVRAAVLGATDLPPAFWGDMWPSLYLFFRQVRRHCTVALSGEAADELFGGYRWFHRSAAIDAGTFPWLTAGSARYFGGRGLFDRKLLDKLDLPGYQRDRYAEARAEVPVLPGEDAREAELRRVTYLNLTRFVQTLLDRKDRMSMATGLEVRVPFCDHRLVDYVFNVPWAMKSFDGREKSLLRAAVRDLLPESVVTRVKTPYPATQDPVYEQLLRDELAALLADTGAPVRELLDLGRARDLLRRPVGAVSQPYDRGSLELVLWMNTWLAEYGVSLEL, encoded by the coding sequence ATGTGCGGAATCGCCGGCTGGATCGATTTCGAACGCAATCTGACGCAGGAGCGGGCGACGGCCTGGGCCATGACGGACACCATGGCCTGCCGGGGCCCGGACGACGCGGGCCTGTGGACCGGCGGCCACGCGGCCCTCGGCCACCGCAGGCTGGCCGTCATCGACCCGGCGCACGGGCGGCAGCCGATGCACAGCACGCTGCCGGACGGCACGAGCCAGGTCATCACGTTCAGCGGGGAGATCTACAACTTCCGTGAACTGCGGGCCGAGCTGGAGTCCCACGGGCACCGCTTCCGCACCCACTGCGACACGGAGGTGGTGCTGCACGGCTACACCCGGTGGGGCCGGGGCCTGGTGGACCGGCTCAACGGCATGTACGCGTTCGCCGTGTGGGACGAGGCCCGGCAGGAACTCCTGCTGGTCCGCGACCGGATGGGGGTCAAACCGCTCTACTACCACCCCACCGCCACCGGTGTGCTGTTCGGCTCCGAGCCGAAGGCCGTCCTCGCGCACCCGTCGCTCCGGCGCCGGGTGACGGCCGAGGGCCTGTGCGAGGTGCTGGACATGGTCAAGACCCCCGGCCGGACGGTCTTCTCGGGGATGCACGAGGTGCTGCCCGGCGAGCTGGTCACCGTCGGGCGCACCGGCGTCACCCGCAGGCGGTACTGGACGCTCCAGGCGCGGGAGCACACCGACGACCTGGAGACCACCGTCGCCACGGTGCGCGAGCTGCTGACGGACACGGTGCACCGGCAGCTGGTCTCCGACGTGCCGCTGTGCACCCTGCTCTCCGGCGGACTGGACTCGTCGGCCGTGACGGCGCTGGCGGCGCGGGCGGGCGAAGGACCGGTCCGTACGTTCTCGGTGGACTTCTCCGGCGCGGGCACCCGGTTCCGGCCGGATGCCGTACGGGGCAACACGGACGCGCCGTATGTCCGGGAGATGGTCCGGCACGTGGCGGCGGACCACACCGAAGTGGTGCTGGACAGCGCGGATCTCGCGGCGCCCGAGGTGCGCGCCGCCGTCCTGGGGGCCACCGACCTGCCCCCGGCCTTCTGGGGCGACATGTGGCCGTCGCTGTACCTGTTCTTCCGGCAGGTGCGGCGGCACTGCACGGTGGCCCTGTCGGGCGAGGCGGCGGACGAACTCTTCGGCGGCTACCGGTGGTTCCACCGGTCGGCGGCCATCGACGCCGGTACGTTCCCGTGGCTGACCGCCGGCTCGGCCCGGTACTTCGGCGGCCGGGGCCTGTTCGACCGCAAGCTGCTGGACAAGCTCGACCTGCCGGGCTACCAGCGCGACCGGTACGCGGAGGCCCGCGCGGAGGTGCCCGTGCTGCCCGGCGAGGACGCGCGGGAGGCGGAGCTGCGCCGGGTGACCTACCTCAACCTCACCCGCTTCGTGCAGACCCTGCTGGACCGCAAGGACCGGATGAGCATGGCGACCGGTCTGGAGGTGCGGGTGCCGTTCTGCGACCACCGGCTGGTCGACTACGTCTTCAACGTGCCGTGGGCCATGAAGTCCTTCGACGGCCGGGAGAAGAGCCTGCTGCGGGCCGCGGTGCGCGACCTGCTGCCGGAGTCGGTGGTCACCCGGGTCAAGACGCCCTACCCCGCCACGCAGGACCCGGTCTACGAACAGCTGCTGCGCGACGAACTGGCCGCGCTGCTCGCCGACACCGGTGCGCCGGTCCGCGAACTGCTGGACCTCGGACGGGCGCGCGACCTGCTGCGGCGGCCGGTCGGCGCCGTCAGCCAACCGTACGACCGCGGCAGTCTGGAGCTGGTGCTGTGGATGAACACCTGGCTGGCCGAGTACGGCGTCAGCCTGGAGCTGTGA